From the Chiloscyllium plagiosum isolate BGI_BamShark_2017 chromosome 16, ASM401019v2, whole genome shotgun sequence genome, one window contains:
- the spty2d1 gene encoding protein SPT2 homolog isoform X2 gives MDFSSILSKASENKVVSQVPKRYSLSVKPLKKKPQVKVVQSTAVQAFLKRREEELKNKDLEERRRKAELLAKRVALKHDRKARAMATRTKDNFRGYDGIPVEQKSKKKTSDDEAKDQIMDDYNEDYYYDEAQGEDELSEVEDSEEFEEPMHERPVKQQHMEVPVKQQHMEVPVKQQHMEVPVKRRKHQHREPVISSKEPKRHCKELETSTKEPEQLFREAKKSKVPKKPPSAPMNFSDLLKLAEKKQFEPVELKPIKKVEEKLYTAEELKEIEFLERKRQKQNDKRKPEKESTLSHPTSSSKKESSTKDSKNTKLVRDPGEKLNLFRESNSATSVRGVNKKPKTASSEKPSSSVSYKTSTQEKSRSSVGIGHSISKNSSSNVGKPVLNSSAKSGISSQTPSKGLKPGSNGTHSAVSSKNSQRRTELSTSARKNDGSSIKHERTGGSNALHSKSTSDSASERSKGSSNLSQKRPASSDHARLSNLGQHKSGSAINYGASRPNKMGGSDSMRPKDTSNSGPSRQSNTCNSGSVQSRGMSTSVRVASSGSERSGNSSVSVSGRHPSTDAGRPGNRVEVPKPKCTVVSETISSKNFPSRPNSGQMNNVRSAPPGYRSLAHPSAPTRPPMAISYRRRLEDDDEYDSEMDDFIDDSGVSQDEISRHIKAIFGYDRTRYKDESDYALRYMESSWKEQQKEEAKSLQMGMMEDAEELQKEEEELRRKMKAKKRRL, from the exons AAGCGTTACAGTTTGTCAGTGAAACCTCTGAAGAAAAAGCCACAAGTGAAAGTGGTTCAATCCACTGCGGTGCAAGCATTCCTCAAACGCAGAGAAgaagagttaaaaaataaag ATTTAGAAGAAAGACGGAGGAAGGCGGAGTTGCTTGCGAAGCGAGTTGCATTAAAACATGATCGTAAAGCAAGAGCGATGGCTACCCGTACGAAGGACAATTTCAGAGGCTATGATGGTATTCCTGTGGAacagaaaagcaaaaagaaaacttCTGATGATGAGGCAAAGGACCAGATAATGGATGACTATAATGAAGATTATTACTATGATGAGGCACAGGGCGAAGATGAACTATCTGAAGTAGAGGATTCTGAAGAGTTTGAAGAACCTATGCATGAGAGACCAGTAAAACAGCAACAC ATGGAGGTACCAGTTAAACAGCAACACATGGAGGTACCAGTAAAACAGCAACACATGGAGGTACCAGTTAAACGGCGTAAGCATCAACACAGAGAGCCTGTGATATCAAGTAAGGAGCCTAAGAGACACTGCAAAGAACTTGAGACATCAACTAAGGAACCTGAACAATTGTTCAGGGAGGCTAAAAAATCTAAAGTTCCAAAGAAACCACCTTCAGCACCCATGAACTTCTCAGATCTCCTGAAGTTGGCTGAGAAAAAGCAGTTTGAGCCAGTAGAGCTAAAGCCAATTAAAAAAGTAGAGGAGAAGCTGTACACAgcagaggaactgaaagaaattgaaTTTTTAGAACGCAAACgacaaaaacaaaatgacaaaagGAAACCTGAGAAAGAGAGCACTTTATCACATCCAACTAGCTCATCCAAGAAAGAATCTTCAACTAAAGACAGTAAAAACACAAAATTGGTACGAGACCCAGGAGAGAAACTTAATTTATTCAGAGAGAGTAACTCAGCAACATCTGTTCGTGGAGTTAACAAGAAGCCAAAAACTGCATCAAGTGAAAAACCTTCATCTTCAGTGTCTTACAAAACATCTACACAGGAAAAATCCAGGTCTTCAGTAGGAATTGGGCATTCTATTTCCAAAAATTCCAGTAGTAATGTTGGAAAACCTGTCCTAAACAGTTcagcaaaatctggaattagctCACAAACGCCAAGCAAAGGATTGAAACCTGGATCAAATGGAACTCATTCTGCAGTGTCTTCAAAAAACAGTCAGAGAAGAACTGAACTCTCAACTTCAGCCAGGAAAAATGATGGTTCCTCCATAAAGCATGAAAGGACAGGTGGTTCCAATGCATTGCACTCCAAAAGCACAAGTGACTCAGCTTCTGAACGGTCCAAAGGTTCCAGTAACTTAAGTCAAAAACGACCAGCCAGTTCAGACCACGCACGATTGAGCAATTTGGGCCAACATAAATCCGGCAGTGCAATTAATTATGGAGCTTCCCGTCCCAACAAAATGGGAGGCTCAGATTCCATGCGACCTAAAGATACAAGCAATTCTGGACCGTCAAGGCAGAGTAATACATGTAACTCTGGGTCTGTGCAATCAAGAGGCATGAGTACATCGGTACGGGTAGCTAGTTCTGGATCAGAAAGGTCTGGAAATTCTTCTGTTTCCGTTTCTGGACGGCATCCAAGTACTGATGCTGGGCGACCTGGAAACAGAGTTGAAGTGCCAAAACCCAAATGTACTGTTGTATCAGAAACAATATCTTCAAAGAACTTCCCATCGCGTCCCAACAGTGGGCAGATGAACAATGTAAGATCAGCACCACCAGGCTACAGATCATTGGCACATCCATCAG CTCCTACAAGGCCACCTATGGCTATATCCTATAGGCGGAGACTGGAGGATGATGATGAATATGATTCAGAAATGGATGATTTCATTGATGATTCTGGGGTATCACAAGATGAAATCTCAAGACATATCAAGGCAATCTTTGGATATGACCGCACAAG GTATAAGGATGAAAGTGACTATGCTTTGAGATACATGGAAAGTAGCTGGAAAGAACAACAGAAGGAAGAAGCCAAAAG CTTGCAGATGGGTATGATGGAGGATGCAGAAGAACTGcagaaagaggaagaagaactgAGAAGGAAGATGAAAGCTAAGAAACGAAGGCTTTAA
- the spty2d1 gene encoding protein SPT2 homolog isoform X1: MDFSSILSKASENKVVSQVPKRYSLSVKPLKKKPQVKVVQSTAVQAFLKRREEELKNKDLEERRRKAELLAKRVALKHDRKARAMATRTKDNFRGYDGIPVEQKSKKKTSDDEAKDQIMDDYNEDYYYDEAQGEDELSEVEDSEEFEEPMHERPVKQQHMEVPVKQQHMEVPVKQQHMEVPVKQQHMEVPVKRRKHQHREPVISSKEPKRHCKELETSTKEPEQLFREAKKSKVPKKPPSAPMNFSDLLKLAEKKQFEPVELKPIKKVEEKLYTAEELKEIEFLERKRQKQNDKRKPEKESTLSHPTSSSKKESSTKDSKNTKLVRDPGEKLNLFRESNSATSVRGVNKKPKTASSEKPSSSVSYKTSTQEKSRSSVGIGHSISKNSSSNVGKPVLNSSAKSGISSQTPSKGLKPGSNGTHSAVSSKNSQRRTELSTSARKNDGSSIKHERTGGSNALHSKSTSDSASERSKGSSNLSQKRPASSDHARLSNLGQHKSGSAINYGASRPNKMGGSDSMRPKDTSNSGPSRQSNTCNSGSVQSRGMSTSVRVASSGSERSGNSSVSVSGRHPSTDAGRPGNRVEVPKPKCTVVSETISSKNFPSRPNSGQMNNVRSAPPGYRSLAHPSAPTRPPMAISYRRRLEDDDEYDSEMDDFIDDSGVSQDEISRHIKAIFGYDRTRYKDESDYALRYMESSWKEQQKEEAKSLQMGMMEDAEELQKEEEELRRKMKAKKRRL; the protein is encoded by the exons AAGCGTTACAGTTTGTCAGTGAAACCTCTGAAGAAAAAGCCACAAGTGAAAGTGGTTCAATCCACTGCGGTGCAAGCATTCCTCAAACGCAGAGAAgaagagttaaaaaataaag ATTTAGAAGAAAGACGGAGGAAGGCGGAGTTGCTTGCGAAGCGAGTTGCATTAAAACATGATCGTAAAGCAAGAGCGATGGCTACCCGTACGAAGGACAATTTCAGAGGCTATGATGGTATTCCTGTGGAacagaaaagcaaaaagaaaacttCTGATGATGAGGCAAAGGACCAGATAATGGATGACTATAATGAAGATTATTACTATGATGAGGCACAGGGCGAAGATGAACTATCTGAAGTAGAGGATTCTGAAGAGTTTGAAGAACCTATGCATGAGAGACCAGTAAAACAGCAACACATGGAGGTACCAGTTAAACAGCAACACATGGAG GTACCAGTTAAACAGCAACACATGGAGGTACCAGTAAAACAGCAACACATGGAGGTACCAGTTAAACGGCGTAAGCATCAACACAGAGAGCCTGTGATATCAAGTAAGGAGCCTAAGAGACACTGCAAAGAACTTGAGACATCAACTAAGGAACCTGAACAATTGTTCAGGGAGGCTAAAAAATCTAAAGTTCCAAAGAAACCACCTTCAGCACCCATGAACTTCTCAGATCTCCTGAAGTTGGCTGAGAAAAAGCAGTTTGAGCCAGTAGAGCTAAAGCCAATTAAAAAAGTAGAGGAGAAGCTGTACACAgcagaggaactgaaagaaattgaaTTTTTAGAACGCAAACgacaaaaacaaaatgacaaaagGAAACCTGAGAAAGAGAGCACTTTATCACATCCAACTAGCTCATCCAAGAAAGAATCTTCAACTAAAGACAGTAAAAACACAAAATTGGTACGAGACCCAGGAGAGAAACTTAATTTATTCAGAGAGAGTAACTCAGCAACATCTGTTCGTGGAGTTAACAAGAAGCCAAAAACTGCATCAAGTGAAAAACCTTCATCTTCAGTGTCTTACAAAACATCTACACAGGAAAAATCCAGGTCTTCAGTAGGAATTGGGCATTCTATTTCCAAAAATTCCAGTAGTAATGTTGGAAAACCTGTCCTAAACAGTTcagcaaaatctggaattagctCACAAACGCCAAGCAAAGGATTGAAACCTGGATCAAATGGAACTCATTCTGCAGTGTCTTCAAAAAACAGTCAGAGAAGAACTGAACTCTCAACTTCAGCCAGGAAAAATGATGGTTCCTCCATAAAGCATGAAAGGACAGGTGGTTCCAATGCATTGCACTCCAAAAGCACAAGTGACTCAGCTTCTGAACGGTCCAAAGGTTCCAGTAACTTAAGTCAAAAACGACCAGCCAGTTCAGACCACGCACGATTGAGCAATTTGGGCCAACATAAATCCGGCAGTGCAATTAATTATGGAGCTTCCCGTCCCAACAAAATGGGAGGCTCAGATTCCATGCGACCTAAAGATACAAGCAATTCTGGACCGTCAAGGCAGAGTAATACATGTAACTCTGGGTCTGTGCAATCAAGAGGCATGAGTACATCGGTACGGGTAGCTAGTTCTGGATCAGAAAGGTCTGGAAATTCTTCTGTTTCCGTTTCTGGACGGCATCCAAGTACTGATGCTGGGCGACCTGGAAACAGAGTTGAAGTGCCAAAACCCAAATGTACTGTTGTATCAGAAACAATATCTTCAAAGAACTTCCCATCGCGTCCCAACAGTGGGCAGATGAACAATGTAAGATCAGCACCACCAGGCTACAGATCATTGGCACATCCATCAG CTCCTACAAGGCCACCTATGGCTATATCCTATAGGCGGAGACTGGAGGATGATGATGAATATGATTCAGAAATGGATGATTTCATTGATGATTCTGGGGTATCACAAGATGAAATCTCAAGACATATCAAGGCAATCTTTGGATATGACCGCACAAG GTATAAGGATGAAAGTGACTATGCTTTGAGATACATGGAAAGTAGCTGGAAAGAACAACAGAAGGAAGAAGCCAAAAG CTTGCAGATGGGTATGATGGAGGATGCAGAAGAACTGcagaaagaggaagaagaactgAGAAGGAAGATGAAAGCTAAGAAACGAAGGCTTTAA
- the spty2d1 gene encoding protein SPT2 homolog isoform X3 yields MDFSSILSKASENKVVSQVPKRYSLSVKPLKKKPQVKVVQSTAVQAFLKRREEELKNKDLEERRRKAELLAKRVALKHDRKARAMATRTKDNFRGYDGIPVEQKSKKKTSDDEAKDQIMDDYNEDYYYDEAQGEDELSEVEDSEEFEEPMHERPVKQQHMEVPVKQQHMEVPVKQQHMEVPVKRRKHQHREPVISSKEPKRHCKELETSTKEPEQLFREAKKSKVPKKPPSAPMNFSDLLKLAEKKQFEPVELKPIKKVEEKLYTAEELKEIEFLERKRQKQNDKRKPEKESTLSHPTSSSKKESSTKDSKNTKLVRDPGEKLNLFRESNSATSVRGVNKKPKTASSEKPSSSVSYKTSTQEKSRSSVGIGHSISKNSSSNVGKPVLNSSAKSGISSQTPSKGLKPGSNGTHSAVSSKNSQRRTELSTSARKNDGSSIKHERTGGSNALHSKSTSDSASERSKGSSNLSQKRPASSDHARLSNLGQHKSGSAINYGASRPNKMGGSDSMRPKDTSNSGPSRQSNTCNSGSVQSRGMSTSVRVASSGSERSGNSSVSVSGRHPSTDAGRPGNRVEVPKPKCTVVSETISSKNFPSRPNSGQMNNVRSAPPGYRSLAHPSAPTRPPMAISYRRRLEDDDEYDSEMDDFIDDSGVSQDEISRHIKAIFGYDRTRYKDESDYALRYMESSWKEQQKEEAKSLQMGMMEDAEELQKEEEELRRKMKAKKRRL; encoded by the exons AAGCGTTACAGTTTGTCAGTGAAACCTCTGAAGAAAAAGCCACAAGTGAAAGTGGTTCAATCCACTGCGGTGCAAGCATTCCTCAAACGCAGAGAAgaagagttaaaaaataaag ATTTAGAAGAAAGACGGAGGAAGGCGGAGTTGCTTGCGAAGCGAGTTGCATTAAAACATGATCGTAAAGCAAGAGCGATGGCTACCCGTACGAAGGACAATTTCAGAGGCTATGATGGTATTCCTGTGGAacagaaaagcaaaaagaaaacttCTGATGATGAGGCAAAGGACCAGATAATGGATGACTATAATGAAGATTATTACTATGATGAGGCACAGGGCGAAGATGAACTATCTGAAGTAGAGGATTCTGAAGAGTTTGAAGAACCTATGCATGAGAGACCAGTAAAACAGCAACACATGGAGGTACCAGTTAAACAGCAACACATGGAG GTACCAGTAAAACAGCAACACATGGAGGTACCAGTTAAACGGCGTAAGCATCAACACAGAGAGCCTGTGATATCAAGTAAGGAGCCTAAGAGACACTGCAAAGAACTTGAGACATCAACTAAGGAACCTGAACAATTGTTCAGGGAGGCTAAAAAATCTAAAGTTCCAAAGAAACCACCTTCAGCACCCATGAACTTCTCAGATCTCCTGAAGTTGGCTGAGAAAAAGCAGTTTGAGCCAGTAGAGCTAAAGCCAATTAAAAAAGTAGAGGAGAAGCTGTACACAgcagaggaactgaaagaaattgaaTTTTTAGAACGCAAACgacaaaaacaaaatgacaaaagGAAACCTGAGAAAGAGAGCACTTTATCACATCCAACTAGCTCATCCAAGAAAGAATCTTCAACTAAAGACAGTAAAAACACAAAATTGGTACGAGACCCAGGAGAGAAACTTAATTTATTCAGAGAGAGTAACTCAGCAACATCTGTTCGTGGAGTTAACAAGAAGCCAAAAACTGCATCAAGTGAAAAACCTTCATCTTCAGTGTCTTACAAAACATCTACACAGGAAAAATCCAGGTCTTCAGTAGGAATTGGGCATTCTATTTCCAAAAATTCCAGTAGTAATGTTGGAAAACCTGTCCTAAACAGTTcagcaaaatctggaattagctCACAAACGCCAAGCAAAGGATTGAAACCTGGATCAAATGGAACTCATTCTGCAGTGTCTTCAAAAAACAGTCAGAGAAGAACTGAACTCTCAACTTCAGCCAGGAAAAATGATGGTTCCTCCATAAAGCATGAAAGGACAGGTGGTTCCAATGCATTGCACTCCAAAAGCACAAGTGACTCAGCTTCTGAACGGTCCAAAGGTTCCAGTAACTTAAGTCAAAAACGACCAGCCAGTTCAGACCACGCACGATTGAGCAATTTGGGCCAACATAAATCCGGCAGTGCAATTAATTATGGAGCTTCCCGTCCCAACAAAATGGGAGGCTCAGATTCCATGCGACCTAAAGATACAAGCAATTCTGGACCGTCAAGGCAGAGTAATACATGTAACTCTGGGTCTGTGCAATCAAGAGGCATGAGTACATCGGTACGGGTAGCTAGTTCTGGATCAGAAAGGTCTGGAAATTCTTCTGTTTCCGTTTCTGGACGGCATCCAAGTACTGATGCTGGGCGACCTGGAAACAGAGTTGAAGTGCCAAAACCCAAATGTACTGTTGTATCAGAAACAATATCTTCAAAGAACTTCCCATCGCGTCCCAACAGTGGGCAGATGAACAATGTAAGATCAGCACCACCAGGCTACAGATCATTGGCACATCCATCAG CTCCTACAAGGCCACCTATGGCTATATCCTATAGGCGGAGACTGGAGGATGATGATGAATATGATTCAGAAATGGATGATTTCATTGATGATTCTGGGGTATCACAAGATGAAATCTCAAGACATATCAAGGCAATCTTTGGATATGACCGCACAAG GTATAAGGATGAAAGTGACTATGCTTTGAGATACATGGAAAGTAGCTGGAAAGAACAACAGAAGGAAGAAGCCAAAAG CTTGCAGATGGGTATGATGGAGGATGCAGAAGAACTGcagaaagaggaagaagaactgAGAAGGAAGATGAAAGCTAAGAAACGAAGGCTTTAA